A single window of Rhodamnia argentea isolate NSW1041297 chromosome 5, ASM2092103v1, whole genome shotgun sequence DNA harbors:
- the LOC125315141 gene encoding serine carboxypeptidase-like 20, with protein sequence MTVFSFTSGVILGLVLTVLAVGAAPDESLITHVPGFDGTLPSNHHAGYVAIEGNPGKKNLFYYFIVSERNPSKDPVVLWLNGGPGCSSLDGFVYEHGPFNFQAGKSNGSLPILQLNPFSWSKVSNIIYLDSPCGVGLSYSEDPRNYVTGDLQTASDTHAFLLEWFELYPEFLSNPFYISGESYAGVYVLTLASQVVQGIKKGEKPHINFKGYLIGNGIADDEYDGNGHVPFFFGMALISIDIFEDCQATCEGKFYDPPNDQCRKNILKAYAALTGLNRYDILEPCYRYPDGKAMSLPFGLHQLGVNEKPLYTRKRMFGYGSPLWLSEQENKVTSSLQQANAFHIPCINDDFATAWLNDEAVREAIHAAPASVAGPWEICATRVRLNYTIDTGSMIPYHKSLLSEGYRALIFSGDHDSVVPYTGTQAWTRSLGYKIVDEWRSWISNEQVAGYLQGYDHNLTFLTVKGAGHTVPQYKPQESLDFYTRWLDEKTI encoded by the exons ATGACGGTCTTCAGTTTCACTTCTGGTGTAATACTAGGCTTGGTTTTGACTGTTTTAGCTGTCGGAGCGGCTCCTGATGAATCCCTCATTACTCACGTACCAGGCTTTGATGGCACTTTGCCCTCCAATCATCATGCAGG GTATGTGGCCATAGAGGGGAATCCCGGAAAGAAGAATTTGTTCTACTATTTCATTGTGTCTGAAAGGAATCCTAGCAAGGATCCTGTGGTACTGTGGCTTAACGGAGGACCTGGTTGCTCCAGCTTGGACGGTTTTGTTTATGAACATG GACCATTTAACTTTCAAGCGGGAAAGTCAAACGGAAGCTTGCCTATACTTCAGCTCAATCCCTTCAGCTGGTCTAAG GTCTCCAACATTATCTATTTGGATTCTCCATGTGGAGTGGGTTTATCATACTCCGAAGATCCACGGAATTATGTGACGGGAGACCTTCAAACTGCCTCCGATACGCATGCCTTTCTTCTCGAG TGGTTCGAGCTCTATCCAGAATTCCTTTCGAATCCATTCTATATATCAGGAGAGTCGTATGCTGGAGTTTACGTGCTGACTCTTGCCTCCCAAGTAGTACAAG GAattaaaaaaggtgaaaagCCTCATATCAATTTCAAG GGTTACCTCATTGGTAATGGGATTGCAGATGACGAATACGATGGCAACGGCCACGTGCCTTTCTTCTTCGGTATGGCGCTGATCTCGATCGACATCTTTGAG GATTGTCAGGCTACATGTGAAGGGAAGTTCTATGACCCCCCAAATGACCAATGCCGCAAGAACATTCTCAAGGCGTACGCG GCTCTGACAGGTTTAAATAGGTACGACATTCTCGAGCCGTGCTACCGTTACCCAGACGGCAAGGCGATGAGTCTGCCTTTTGGCCTCCATCAGTTGGGGGTGAACGAGAAGCCTCTCTACACAAGAAAAAGAATGTTTGGTTATGGTTCACCTCTTTGGCTATCAGAACAAGAGAACAAAGTCACATCGAGTCTCCAACAGGCGAATGCATTTCACATCCCATGCATT AATGATGATTTTGCAACCGCATGGTTAAACGACGAAGCAGTTCGGGAAGCAATCCACGCAGCACCG GCGAGCGTGGCGGGTCCTTGGGAGATATGCGCCACTAGAGTGAGGTTAAATTATACCATCGATACAGGAAGTATGATCCCGTATCACAAAAGTTTGCTTTCTGAGGGATACAGGGCACTCATATTCAG TGGAGATCATGATTCAGTCGTACCTTACACCGGCACTCAAGCATGGACCAGGTCACTTGGATACAAAATTGTCGATGAATGGAGGTCGTGGATCTCCAACGAGCAAGTCGCCGG GTATCTGCAAGGGTATGACCACAACCTCACCTTTCTAACAGTCAAG GGAGCAGGGCATACGGTCCCTCAATACAAGCCGCAGGAATCGTTGGACTTCTATACTCGTTGGTTAGATGAAAAAACAATCTGA
- the LOC115729404 gene encoding E3 ubiquitin-protein ligase RING1-like, which yields MMGALHHLRRLLYSDPINVTVSAICQTSCDPLLNDSGFCITPCLAVCPRVCRSSVIPLFPPPLPLPPPPQHESSLEEHVRKSHHFSPYLVILFAVLAAFFVLVVFYGLYVRYYVNRSSRRRGRGLQEPETSVIHDEFLDHDLGPVLDHPIWYIRTVGLQPSVISSITVCKYKKGEGLIDGTECSVCLSEFEEDETLRLLPKCSHAFHVPCIDTWLRSHTNCPMCRAPIVTNVAEALPPEQPNAESSDSAGEMGILEIDDGLGREEERVAEPRGESEADAELDLEDGRKRIEDSNEVQPMRRSVSLDSLSALKISLAVANALRGESGSLRKSDPESAGENQRIAGAIVPKRNASQDKLPMRLLGSSSSSIGRSLVSGSSSITRSLSSSGRFLFSKYSGSRSSVLPL from the coding sequence ATGATGGGCGCGTTGCACCATCTCCGGCGCTTGCTGTACTCGGACCCGATCAACGTGACCGTCTCCGCGATCTGCCAAACCTCCTGCGACCCTCTGCTGAACGACTCAGGGTTCTGCATAACACCCTGCTTAGCCGTTTGTCCTAGAGTCTGCCGCTCTTCCGTGATCCCGCTCTTCCCTCCtccgctgccgctgccgccgccgccgcagcatGAATCCTCCTTGGAAGAACATGTGAGGAAATCCCACCATTTCTCGCCGTATCTTGTCATCCTATTCGCCGTCCTCGCCGCGTTTTTCGTCCTAGTTGTGTTCTACGGGCTGTACGTGAGGTATTATGTGAATCGGTCGTCCCGGCGGAGAGGCAGGGGACTGCAGGAGCCGGAGACGAGTGTCATCCATGATGAGTTTCTTGATCATGATCTAGGGCCGGTCCTTGACCACCCGATCTGGTACATCCGCACCGTCGGCCTTCAGCCGTCGGTCATAAGCTCGATCACGGTGTGTAAGTACAAGAAGGGCGAGGGACTGATCGACGGGACAGAGTGCTCTGTTTGCTTGAGCGAGTTCGAAGAAGATGAGACTCTCAGGTTGTTGCCGAAGTGCAGCCACGCTTTCCATGTGCCGTGTATTGATACTTGGCTTCGATCTCACACCAACTGCCCCATGTGCCGCGCGCCGATTGTCACTAACGTCGCAGAGGCTCTGCCGCCGGAGCAGCCGAATGCGGAGAGTTCCGATTCTGCAGGGGAGATGGGAATTCTGGAGATCGATGATGGTTTGGGGAGGGAAGAGGAGAGAGTTGCAGAACCGAGGGGAGAGAGCGAGGCAGATGCTGAATTGGATTTGGAGGATGGAAGGAAGAGAATCGAGGACTCCAACGAGGTGCAACCGATGAGGAGATCCGTTTCGCTAGACTCTCTGTCAGCTCTGAAGATCAGTCTTGCGGTCGCAAATGCTCTTCGAGGAGAATCAGGATCCTTGAGGAAGTCCGATCCTGAATCAGCCGGGGAAAATCAGCGAATCGCCGGAGCTATCGTCCCAAAGAGGAATGCTAGTCAAGATAAGCTACCGATGAGATTGTTGGGCAGTTCGAGTTCGTCGATCGGCAGATCACTAGTGAGTGGATCCAGCTCGATAACAAGGTCGCTTTCGTCGAGCGGGAGGTTCTTGTTCTCGAAGTACAGCGGAAGCAGGAGCTCGGTTCTTCCTCTATGA